A window of the Arachis duranensis cultivar V14167 chromosome 5, aradu.V14167.gnm2.J7QH, whole genome shotgun sequence genome harbors these coding sequences:
- the LOC107487856 gene encoding uncharacterized protein LOC107487856 — MITRSKLAEQLREYQIRSQHSYSPLTFFSPKLYFHSRVDVAVAIGFALLFTMLVVLSVMTLYLRCFRLFLVVIGLCIFLPVRLRLSRQTLARKRERRLPLSI, encoded by the exons ATGATAACTCGCTCTAAACTTGCGGAGCAGCTCAGAGAATATCAGATCCGATCCCAACACAGCTACTCTCCCCTCACTTTCTTCTCTCCCAAGCTCTATTTTCATTCAAG GGTTGATGTTGCTGTGGCAATTGGTTTCGCTTTATTGTTCACCATGCTGGTGGTCTTATCGGTGATGACCCTCTATTTGAGGTGTTTTCGGCTTTTTTTGGTTGTCATAGGCTTATGTATATTTCTTCCTGTGCGCCTAAGGCTGTCACGACAAACACTGGCAAGGAAGAGGGAAAGAAGACTGCCATTGTCCATATGA